The DNA segment GATGCGCCAGGCCAGGCCGGTGGGCGGGGCCGGCTGGTGGCGCAGGCGCCAGCCGAGTTCGACGAGGTGGCGGTCGGCCTTGACGTGGTTGCAGCGGCGGCAGGAGGCCACCACGTTGTCCCAGACGTGCTTGCCCCCGCGTGAGCGCGGGATGACGTGGTCGACGCTGGTCGCGACCCCACCGCAGTACGCGCACCGGCCCCCGTCCCGCGCGAACAGCGCGCGCCGGGTCAGTGGAACGGGCCCCCGGTAGGGAACCCGCACGAAACGCTTGAGCCGGACCACGCTGGGTGCGGGGACTGTGACGGACGCGCTGTGCAGATAGGCGCCGGATTCCTCCAGGGAGACGGCCTTGTTCTCCAGGACGAGGACGAGCGCGCGGCGGAGCGGTACGACGCCGAGGGGCTCGTACGACGCGTTGAGGACCAGGACATGCGGCACAGGGGCCTCCTTGGGCGTCGGCGGCGCGTGGCTCGCGCCGGGACGATCTGGTTCAGTCTCCCCTCATGCCTGCTCCGAGCGCCACCATGTGCCGGTAACGGGCTCGAAGTGTTTTCGACCACATGAGCGGCGCCGTGCGGCCCGCATGGCCTGTTCAGGCGCGGGCGGGGCAGGGGGCCTCCGGAGAAGCGGCGAGTGGGCGCGCGATGCCCCGTTAGTGTGGTGGTCCCGTCCGCCCGGTGACCTTCCCGTGACCTTGCCCGCCCCGCCGGCGCGGACCGCAGCACCATGGAGGTACCCGCCGTGTCCCTGCCCGTCGCCCTGCTGGCCGCCGGAGTCTCGCCGTCTCCCTCGCCATCGGGCTCGGACCCGGCCGTGCCCTCGCTCCAGGACGCCCAGGAGAACGCGGCGAACGCGGCGAGCTGGGTCGAGCAGAACTGGTCGACCTGGCTGGCGATGGGGCTGCAGATCCTGCTGATCGTGATCATCGCGGTCGCGCTTCGCGCGGTGGTGCGCCGGGCCATCACCAAGCTGATCGAGCGGATGAACCGCACCGTGCAGGCGGTGGACCAGTCCCCGCTGGGCGGGCTGCTGGTCAACAACGAGCGGCGCCGTCAGCGCTCGGCCGCCATCGGCTCCGTACTGCGCTCGGTCGCGTCCTTCACCATCCTCGGCACGGCCGCCCTGATGGTGCTCTCCACCTTCAAGATCAACCTGGCCCCGCTGCTCGCCTCCGCCGGTGTCGCCGGTGTGGCGATCGGCTTCGGCGCCCGGAACCTCGTCACCGACTTCCTGTCCGGCGTCTTCATGATCATCGAGGACCAGTACGGCGTCGGCGACACCATCGACGCCGGGGTGGCGACCGGCGAGGTCGTCGAGGTCGGCCTGCGCGTGACCAAGCTGCGCGGCGACAACGGCGAGATCTGGTACGTCCGCAACGGCGAGGTCAAGCGCATCGGCAACCTCTCCCAGGGCTGGGCCACGGCGGGCGTCGACGTCACCGTCCGCGCCGACGAGGACCTGGACAAGGTCAAGGCCGTACTGGACGAGGTCGCGGAGAAGATGGGCAAGGAGGAGCCGTGGAACGAGCTGCTCTGGAGCCCCATCGAGGTGCTGGGCCTGGACAGCGTGCTGATCGACTCCATGGTCATCCGGGTCTCCGCCAAGACCATGCCGGGCAAGTCGGTGTCGGTCGAGCGTGAGCTGCGCTGGCGGATCAAGCGGGCCTTCGACAAGGCGAGCATCCCGATCGTCGGCGGTGCCACGGCCGTGATCCCGGCGGAGGACACCCCGGACCCCTCCGCCTCCATCGCCGCGCCCTCGGCGTTCGCCAACTCCACCTCCCCGCAGTCCCTGGCCAGCAACCCGCTCACCTCCCCGGTCACCACGCGCAAGCCCCCGGCCAAGTAGCGGCCGGCCGCGGTCCCGACGCGCCCCGGCACACCTGCGTGTGCGGGGGGGCGCTTCGTTGACGGACTTCCCCGGCTGCGCCTAGGTTCCTGCTGGCCGAGGAGCCGTCGTACGCGAGGGAGTTCGCCCGTGAGACTGACCGTGGTCGGTGGAGGTTCGACCTACACGCCGGAACTCGTCGACGGCTTCGCCCGGTTGCGGGACACGCTGCCGGTGAGCGAGCTGGTGCTGGTGGACCCGGTGGCGGACCGGCTGGAGCTGGTGGGCGGACTGGCCCGCCGCATCTTCGCCCGGCAGGGGCATCCCGGCCGGGTGGTCACCACCTCCGACCTGGACGCCGGGGTGGCGGGCGCGGACGCCGTGCTGCTCCAGCTCCGGGTGGGCGGTCAGGCGGCGCGCGAGCGGGACGAGACCTGGCCGCTGGAGTGCGGATGCCTGGGCCAGGAGACGACCGGCGCGGGCGGCCTGGCCAAGGCGCTGCGCACGGTCCCGGTGGTACTGGACATCGCGGAGCGGGTCCGGCGGGCGAACCCGGACGCGTGGATCATCGACTTCACCAACCCGGTCGGCATCGTCACCCGCGCCCTCCTGAAGGAGGGACACCGCGCGGTCGGCCTGTGCAACGTGGCGATCGGCCTCCAGCGCAAGTTCGCCGCCCTGCTCGGCACCGACCCGGGCGAGGTCCACCTCGACCACGTCGGCCTCAACCACCTCACCTGGGAGACCGCCGTGCGCCTCGGCGGCCCCGAAGGCGAGGACGTGCTCCCCCGCCTGCTGGACGGGCACGGCGACGCCGTCGCCGCCGACCTGCGCCTGCCGCGCCCCCTGCTGGAGCGGCTGGGCGCCATCCCGTCGTACTACCTGCGCTACTACTACCTGCACGACGAGGTGGTGGACGAGCAGCGGATCAAGCCCTCGCGGGCGGCCGAGGTCGCGGCGCTGGAGCGGGAGCTGCTGGCGATGTACGCCGACCCGGCGCTGGACGAGAAGCCCGCGCTGCTGGCCCGGCGCGGCGGGGCCTTCTACTCGGAGGCGGCCGTGGACGTGGCGGCGGCCCTGCTGGGCGGCGGGGGCAGCCCGTACCAGGTGGTGAACACGGTCAACGGGGGCACGCTGCCGTTCCTCCCCGACGACGCGGTGATCGAGGTGCCCGCCGCCGTGGGCCCCGCCGGGGCGAAGCCGCTTCCGGTGCCGGGCGTGGACCCGCTGTTCGCGGGCCTGATGGCGAACGTGACGGCGTACGAGGAACTCGCGCTGGACGCGGCCCTGCGCGGCGGCCGGAACCGGGTGTTCCGGGCGCTGCTGGCGCATCCGCTGGTGGGCCAGTACGCGTACG comes from the Streptomyces seoulensis genome and includes:
- a CDS encoding 6-phospho-beta-glucosidase → MRLTVVGGGSTYTPELVDGFARLRDTLPVSELVLVDPVADRLELVGGLARRIFARQGHPGRVVTTSDLDAGVAGADAVLLQLRVGGQAARERDETWPLECGCLGQETTGAGGLAKALRTVPVVLDIAERVRRANPDAWIIDFTNPVGIVTRALLKEGHRAVGLCNVAIGLQRKFAALLGTDPGEVHLDHVGLNHLTWETAVRLGGPEGEDVLPRLLDGHGDAVAADLRLPRPLLERLGAIPSYYLRYYYLHDEVVDEQRIKPSRAAEVAALERELLAMYADPALDEKPALLARRGGAFYSEAAVDVAAALLGGGGSPYQVVNTVNGGTLPFLPDDAVIEVPAAVGPAGAKPLPVPGVDPLFAGLMANVTAYEELALDAALRGGRNRVFRALLAHPLVGQYAYADQLTDLLLAHNREHLAWA
- a CDS encoding mechanosensitive ion channel family protein encodes the protein MEVPAVSLPVALLAAGVSPSPSPSGSDPAVPSLQDAQENAANAASWVEQNWSTWLAMGLQILLIVIIAVALRAVVRRAITKLIERMNRTVQAVDQSPLGGLLVNNERRRQRSAAIGSVLRSVASFTILGTAALMVLSTFKINLAPLLASAGVAGVAIGFGARNLVTDFLSGVFMIIEDQYGVGDTIDAGVATGEVVEVGLRVTKLRGDNGEIWYVRNGEVKRIGNLSQGWATAGVDVTVRADEDLDKVKAVLDEVAEKMGKEEPWNELLWSPIEVLGLDSVLIDSMVIRVSAKTMPGKSVSVERELRWRIKRAFDKASIPIVGGATAVIPAEDTPDPSASIAAPSAFANSTSPQSLASNPLTSPVTTRKPPAK
- a CDS encoding HNH endonuclease, with the translated sequence MPHVLVLNASYEPLGVVPLRRALVLVLENKAVSLEESGAYLHSASVTVPAPSVVRLKRFVRVPYRGPVPLTRRALFARDGGRCAYCGGVATSVDHVIPRSRGGKHVWDNVVASCRRCNHVKADRHLVELGWRLRHQPAPPTGLAWRIIGTGHRDPRWLPYLQPYGAEAALARIDGISA